One Syngnathoides biaculeatus isolate LvHL_M chromosome 4, ASM1980259v1, whole genome shotgun sequence DNA window includes the following coding sequences:
- the LOC133499039 gene encoding uncharacterized protein LOC133499039 isoform X3, translating into MEKQRRPEFSISFVEFWIVEQPGMAIAQCASMKGTFDRSSNTRHQAPGPDRVSPSCLKVCADQLAPVFAKIFNRSRELAQRLACHLPVDLQLPDWQDTTVKLLKFADDTTVIGLIKDGEESAYRQEVERLEEASFTTAALDAVQLPCFNHRDFQVLGNYSPRGLEVGYEHHLHSQKSPAKDVLLAASKETRPVTRAAEIVLHSGYQIRTVYLHHSLAWSRHKKGLTQTTTDNQNC; encoded by the exons ATGGAAAAGCAGCGCAGACCGGAG TTCTCAATTTCCTTTGTGgagttctggattgttgaacaACCAGGAATGGCTATTGCTCAATGTG catccatgaaggggacgttcgacagatcttcaaacaccAGGCACCAAGCACCAGGCCCAGATcgtgtgtccccatcctgcctcaaagtctgcgcagaccaacttgctcctgtctttgcaaaaatcttcaacaggtctcgagAACTGG ctcagcgtctcgcctgccatctcccagtggatttGCAACTTCCTGACTGGCAGGACACCACAG tcaaactcctgaagttcgcagatgacaccacggtcatcggcctcatcaaagacggcgaggagtctgcgtatcgacaggaagtggaaagaCTGGAG gaggcatccttcaccacagctgcacttgacgctgtccaactgccttgtTTCAACCATCGAGactttcaagttcttgggaattacagtcccaGAGGACTTGAAGTGGGGTACGAACATCACCTCCattctcaaaaaagcccagcaaaggatgtacttcttgcggcttctaaGGAAACACGGCCTGttacaagagctgctgagatagTTCTGCACAGCGGTTATCAAATCAggactgtgtacctccatcacagtctggcttggagccgccacaaaaaaggactaACTCAGactacaacggacaatcaaaactgctga
- the LOC133499039 gene encoding uncharacterized protein LOC133499039 isoform X1 has product MESPKRREEMLRTSGSVRCRGSSQRWEQLFFLWPSGPQPPAREQNLADAMEKQRRPEFSISFVEFWIVEQPGMAIAQCASMKGTFDRSSNTRHQAPGPDRVSPSCLKVCADQLAPVFAKIFNRSRELAQRLACHLPVDLQLPDWQDTTVKLLKFADDTTVIGLIKDGEESAYRQEVERLEEASFTTAALDAVQLPCFNHRDFQVLGNYSPRGLEVGYEHHLHSQKSPAKDVLLAASKETRPVTRAAEIVLHSGYQIRTVYLHHSLAWSRHKKGLTQTTTDNQNC; this is encoded by the exons ATGGAATCTCCAAAGCGACGTGAAGAAATGCTACGAACTAGCGGAAGTGTAAG ATGTAGAGGCTCAAGTCAGCGGTGGGAGCAACTATTTTTCCTATGGCCATCAGGACCTCAACCACCAGCAAGAGAACAAAATCTTGCAGACGCCATGGAAAAGCAGCGCAGACCGGAG TTCTCAATTTCCTTTGTGgagttctggattgttgaacaACCAGGAATGGCTATTGCTCAATGTG catccatgaaggggacgttcgacagatcttcaaacaccAGGCACCAAGCACCAGGCCCAGATcgtgtgtccccatcctgcctcaaagtctgcgcagaccaacttgctcctgtctttgcaaaaatcttcaacaggtctcgagAACTGG ctcagcgtctcgcctgccatctcccagtggatttGCAACTTCCTGACTGGCAGGACACCACAG tcaaactcctgaagttcgcagatgacaccacggtcatcggcctcatcaaagacggcgaggagtctgcgtatcgacaggaagtggaaagaCTGGAG gaggcatccttcaccacagctgcacttgacgctgtccaactgccttgtTTCAACCATCGAGactttcaagttcttgggaattacagtcccaGAGGACTTGAAGTGGGGTACGAACATCACCTCCattctcaaaaaagcccagcaaaggatgtacttcttgcggcttctaaGGAAACACGGCCTGttacaagagctgctgagatagTTCTGCACAGCGGTTATCAAATCAggactgtgtacctccatcacagtctggcttggagccgccacaaaaaaggactaACTCAGactacaacggacaatcaaaactgctga
- the LOC133499039 gene encoding uncharacterized protein LOC133499039 isoform X4 — MAIRTSTTSKRTKSCRRHGKAAQTGASMKGTFDRSSNTRHQAPGPDRVSPSCLKVCADQLAPVFAKIFNRSRELAQRLACHLPVDLQLPDWQDTTVKLLKFADDTTVIGLIKDGEESAYRQEVERLEEASFTTAALDAVQLPCFNHRDFQVLGNYSPRGLEVGYEHHLHSQKSPAKDVLLAASKETRPVTRAAEIVLHSGYQIRTVYLHHSLAWSRHKKGLTQTTTDNQNC; from the exons ATGGCCATCAGGACCTCAACCACCAGCAAGAGAACAAAATCTTGCAGACGCCATGGAAAAGCAGCGCAGACCGGAG catccatgaaggggacgttcgacagatcttcaaacaccAGGCACCAAGCACCAGGCCCAGATcgtgtgtccccatcctgcctcaaagtctgcgcagaccaacttgctcctgtctttgcaaaaatcttcaacaggtctcgagAACTGG ctcagcgtctcgcctgccatctcccagtggatttGCAACTTCCTGACTGGCAGGACACCACAG tcaaactcctgaagttcgcagatgacaccacggtcatcggcctcatcaaagacggcgaggagtctgcgtatcgacaggaagtggaaagaCTGGAG gaggcatccttcaccacagctgcacttgacgctgtccaactgccttgtTTCAACCATCGAGactttcaagttcttgggaattacagtcccaGAGGACTTGAAGTGGGGTACGAACATCACCTCCattctcaaaaaagcccagcaaaggatgtacttcttgcggcttctaaGGAAACACGGCCTGttacaagagctgctgagatagTTCTGCACAGCGGTTATCAAATCAggactgtgtacctccatcacagtctggcttggagccgccacaaaaaaggactaACTCAGactacaacggacaatcaaaactgctga
- the LOC133499039 gene encoding uncharacterized protein LOC133499039 isoform X2: protein MESPKRREEMLRTSGSVRTSTTSKRTKSCRRHGKAAQTGASMKGTFDRSSNTRHQAPGPDRVSPSCLKVCADQLAPVFAKIFNRSRELAQRLACHLPVDLQLPDWQDTTVKLLKFADDTTVIGLIKDGEESAYRQEVERLEEASFTTAALDAVQLPCFNHRDFQVLGNYSPRGLEVGYEHHLHSQKSPAKDVLLAASKETRPVTRAAEIVLHSGYQIRTVYLHHSLAWSRHKKGLTQTTTDNQNC, encoded by the exons ATGGAATCTCCAAAGCGACGTGAAGAAATGCTACGAACTAGCGGAAGTGTAAG GACCTCAACCACCAGCAAGAGAACAAAATCTTGCAGACGCCATGGAAAAGCAGCGCAGACCGGAG catccatgaaggggacgttcgacagatcttcaaacaccAGGCACCAAGCACCAGGCCCAGATcgtgtgtccccatcctgcctcaaagtctgcgcagaccaacttgctcctgtctttgcaaaaatcttcaacaggtctcgagAACTGG ctcagcgtctcgcctgccatctcccagtggatttGCAACTTCCTGACTGGCAGGACACCACAG tcaaactcctgaagttcgcagatgacaccacggtcatcggcctcatcaaagacggcgaggagtctgcgtatcgacaggaagtggaaagaCTGGAG gaggcatccttcaccacagctgcacttgacgctgtccaactgccttgtTTCAACCATCGAGactttcaagttcttgggaattacagtcccaGAGGACTTGAAGTGGGGTACGAACATCACCTCCattctcaaaaaagcccagcaaaggatgtacttcttgcggcttctaaGGAAACACGGCCTGttacaagagctgctgagatagTTCTGCACAGCGGTTATCAAATCAggactgtgtacctccatcacagtctggcttggagccgccacaaaaaaggactaACTCAGactacaacggacaatcaaaactgctga